ATGCCAACCGGTTGCTTTGCAGGCATTCTTGACAATCTCCCCATTTTTGTTGGGGTTAAAATTCTTGACCTCAACGATGGCCTCTCCTAGCGTTTCGTCAAAGAACACGGTGACATCTTCACCAAAGGTTGATTTGAGTACCTTTTCCGCTTCCTCTTGTGGTAGCCTTATTGCTGGGTCGGACCTTATGACCACGCGCTTCTTAAGTATGTTCACGAGGTCTTTCGCGATCTGATCCCTTTCTAAGAACAACTCGGCATTTTTGGTGTATATGGCGAGCCTTGTCCCTTCATATTCAATTCTTGTAATAGCCGCCTCCCTAGGGCTAACTACAGAGAAGTACCTCAATATCTCTGCTCTTAGCCTATCCGCCGCGCTCAACCTCTCGCACCTTAACTATTTCATCTAACACTGATTTTCAGAAATTCCTCATAAAGCGGCATCTTCTCTTCTAGCGTTAATTCAGTATATGGTTTGGTAGTAGTAATATACGCGACGTCAATACTATCTCCAGTACCAATATCCCTCCTGATAGCGGATGCTACACTCTTAAAGGCTAACCTAATACCACCCTCAAGCTTCAAGTCTGGCCTATATTCCGACTCGATTATGCCGTATGCAACGGGAGAACCCGAACCCGTTGCGATCATGAGCTCCTCAGTCATAGAACCCGTTGGGTCTAGGTTATACAGATGTGGTCCTTGACTATCCACACCGCCTATTATCAATTGTGCTATCAACGGAAAATACCTATGGTTAAACAGGATGTTCGAGGCTAGTCTAGCCAC
The window above is part of the Aigarchaeota archaeon genome. Proteins encoded here:
- the psmB gene encoding archaeal proteasome endopeptidase complex subunit beta — protein: MFGYEVNGGKLLKTGTTTVGLVVKDAVVFATDTRVTAGYFIAHKKGRKVFPLADHVAITIAGRVADAQSIIDVLRANINYYQIQWARRMEIVSVARLASNILFNHRYFPLIAQLIIGGVDSQGPHLYNLDPTGSMTEELMIATGSGSPVAYGIIESEYRPDLKLEGGIRLAFKSVASAIRRDIGTGDSIDVAYITTTKPYTELTLEEKMPLYEEFLKISVR